AATCCCACAGAAGAATTGCTCGGAGTGCAGATTCCTCTGATTCGAGTTCCGGTTCGCCCAGGAAGAAACATCCCCATCATTGTGGAAACAGCGGCGATGAACCAACGCCTGCGGAAATTGGGCAAAAACGCCGCGCAAGAATTCAATCAAAAGTTAAGTCAGTATTTACAGCAGGGTAAAGTTGAAAGAAATCCTCCTAAAAATCAATGAGAACGGCACCGGTATGCACGCGAGACCGGCATCCGTATTCGTAAACTGTGCTTCCAAATTTCCGTGCGAAATCACCGTGGTGAAAGACGACGTGGAAGTAAACGGCAAAAGTATCATGGGGTTGATGATGTTGGCACTCGCACCCGGAAACGAATTTACAATTCAGGTACGAGGCGATAAGGAAGACGAAGCCTTGGAGGCTTTGACAAATCTCGTAAAGAACGATTTTGTCTGATATCCTCTCTTTTTCGCGATGAATGACGAAACCAGATATTATCTAAGAGACTTACTCATCTTAGGTTTAATCATTCTTCTTTCCGTGATTCTTGCGGAAGCGATTCAATTTTCAGGAAGAAACATTCAGACCGACGATATAGGTTTTTTGGATCGAATCGTAGTTTATATATTCTTCTTCATTCCTTTATTCTCTCTTTCCCTTCTAATTTCGTATTTCTATAGAAACAAAAGGAACTTAGAAACCGGAAGACTCAAAAGTTCGATTCGTTATCGATTGACTCTTTCTTTTATTTTTGTCGCATTACTTCCTTCCGTTCCGATTCTTTTTCTTTCCTCCAATATCACCGGAAAAATTTACGAAAGATTCTATGGAATCGACATCGAAGAAGCCCTTTCTTCGGGTGAATCCCTGATTCACAACGAAGAAGAACCGAAAAAAAAAGTCCTCATAGAAAAGACGAGGTTGTTGGAGAGTTTCTTAAGAATCCACCCGCTGAACCTTGAAACTCTGGTCGCTGGCGCTTCCCAACTCAACCTCATTCAGAGCGACGAGTTTTACGTGGGAATTTATGAGAACGAAAAATCTATATTAGAAAATCGTGGATTAAAATACAAACCGTACGAAAAGGATTTTAAAGCCTTTTCTAAAACGTCGGTTTGGACGGAGTTTACGAGTTATCGACCGGATTATTGTATGTTTTTTCTCCGTGTTCCGTTTCCGATCGGAAAACGGATTTTGCAGACCGGTATTCGGATTCACAAAGGAGAAGAAAAAATCGTATATTCTCTCATTTCGACCCGCAGGAATTACGATTCCGCGGATCTGGCCAAAGAAAAACTTCCGTACCGAATTCGTTTAACATTTAGTATCATCACAGTTTCTATCTTTTTACTCGCGATCTACTTTTCTCTTCTATTCGCAAGAAGAATTTCAAGGCCCATCATCGAAC
Above is a genomic segment from Leptospira stimsonii containing:
- a CDS encoding HPr family phosphocarrier protein, with amino-acid sequence MKEILLKINENGTGMHARPASVFVNCASKFPCEITVVKDDVEVNGKSIMGLMMLALAPGNEFTIQVRGDKEDEALEALTNLVKNDFV
- a CDS encoding LIC_11548 family sensor histidine kinase gives rise to the protein MNDETRYYLRDLLILGLIILLSVILAEAIQFSGRNIQTDDIGFLDRIVVYIFFFIPLFSLSLLISYFYRNKRNLETGRLKSSIRYRLTLSFIFVALLPSVPILFLSSNITGKIYERFYGIDIEEALSSGESLIHNEEEPKKKVLIEKTRLLESFLRIHPLNLETLVAGASQLNLIQSDEFYVGIYENEKSILENRGLKYKPYEKDFKAFSKTSVWTEFTSYRPDYCMFFLRVPFPIGKRILQTGIRIHKGEEKIVYSLISTRRNYDSADLAKEKLPYRIRLTFSIITVSIFLLAIYFSLLFARRISRPIIELANATQKISMGDTDISLEIRETGEIGALIDSFNQMVQDLKSKNAELMQSQRIAAWKEVAQRMAHEIKNPLTPIQLSAERIRRKMKSENWEQFHEVVESGTDTIIKQVRVLEHLVNEFSDFARMPAPKLINQNLEPIILEAVKLFEHTPQIKIETRIAKSFPQLFLDQKIILRVLTNLIKNSIEAIERKREKEELPDYVGSILIGASISRKIMRRVAIISIEDNGIGISPELKQKVFEPYYSTKNNNTSGIGLAIVQKSVIDHNGHISIDSSGMGGCRFQIELPVS